ACGGGACTCAACGAGCGCTTTGTGCTCTCGCCGGAAAACGGTGCTGTTGTGGCGTACGGGACGTCGGGACTCGGGGAGATAGGCGTCGATTTCTATGTGTCCGACGGACTGCTGAAAGCGCTCACTGACAGCCTGGTGCGTAACTACGGTGAAATGTCGGTGATCGGCAAGCGCAATGCGATGCGGGTGTACAGCGGACTCCCTCCCAGCGTCGTTCATGCCGTCAATCAGCTCTGCATACTGGGGGATCCGGCGACAAAGGTACCGCTCGCGAAAACTCCGGAACTGGCTGTGCGTGCTTCGGAAATCCGCACCGATCCGGAAATCATCACCGAACAGAGCAACACGATCATTTATACACGCATCCGGAATTACGGGATGTGCATGCCCGATAGTGCCGACGTGCGGCTGACGATTTCGCATGGCGGTGAAGGCGTTTTCACCGAACTGCGCCGTATCGCCCCGTGGTCGTATGACACGCTGGAACTGGCATGGGAATACGACTTCGCGGGTATCTGGGGTACGGTCGAAGTGACCGTGGAAGTGGACGCCGGGTTTGAGATCGTGGAGCGCGATGAAAGCAACAATATCGCGACTGCGGAATTCAGTGTCCTGCCCCGCGGCATCACGCTCATCTTCCCGCTGGAACGCGCTGTGCTGCAGAATGACGGACAGGATCGGGAGTTTCTCGTTGCCAATCCGACCTTCCTTCCCGATGAAGCGCTCAATCCCGTCGTGCAGATGGAGTATTCCACTGACCCGAATTTTGCGGGCGGAGTGCAGCAGCTGAGCAGCGAAGCGGGACCCGTTTTCACCGCCTTCGAAATTCCCACTCCTGCGCAGGATGGCGTGTACTTCTGGCGCGCACGTATTTCCACGGACCAGGGGCCGGAAAGCTGGTCCCGCCCCCGCTCTTTCACCGTTACTTCTCAGCAGGTCTCCGGCGACCTCTGGCAGCAGAGCGCGGATGCACAGTTCCCGTCCTCTGAAACCGACGCCCTTACGCTGGACCGTAATGGCGGCGTGAAGCTTGGCGAACGGCGGCTGCCGCTCGAGGTGGTGAGCGGCGGATTCAACGGTCCGATCAAACACGTCATTATTTCCGCCGGCGAAAAGATGTTCTACCCGGCCAATCGCGGTGCGAGTCGCGGTTTCAACGTGGCCGTGGTTGAGCCGGTTTTCGGCCGTATCACCGATTCGCTGACCTTTGATACCTACAGCGGACGGGACGAAGCTGCACGCATGACGAACTTCCTGCAGTCCGTGCCCGACGACCACTACGTAATCGTAGGTGTTGAAGACGACGCCAATGGCTTTCCGCCCAGCAGTATCGACGGCACGAATATCACGCCGGAATTGCGCAGTGAACTCACGCGCTTTGGCGCCACGCTGATTGACAGTGTGGGATACCGCGATTCTTACGTTCTGATCGGAAGCCGGGATCATGCCGCATCCGCGGTCGATGAACACTTCGTCCTCGGCACGGCCGTTGCGAGGGATACGCTGACCGTCCTTGCCACGCAGGGAAGCTTCACGACTCCCGTCATGGGTCCGATCAACAGCCTCGAAAGCCTCCGCTGGAACGGCACGCCCGGTGCCGCTGGTGCGGGAGTGGATATGGCGGTGCTCGCCATGACCGCAAGCGGTGACAGCGTCATCGCGTCATACGAAAACGTTGCTCCCGGAGAGCTGATTACGGTGCGGGCATCGCTGCCTTCCGCGTTTCTGCGCCTGCGCGTGACGCTGCGCGATCCCGATGCTCTGGGGAGTCCCGTCCTTCGTGAATTCCGTGCGGCTTACACGTCGCATTTCCCCGAAACCGGCATTACTTCCCAGGTTGTGCACACCGAAGCCGATTCCGTTTCCGAAGGGGAGACGATGGTAGTGACTGCGGCCGTGTACAATGCGGGACGCGAAGCGGCGCAGGGTTGGGACATGCGTCTGGTGGTTCCCGGGTCGGAAATTGCGGTCAGCAAGCCGCTGCCGACACTGCAGGCCGATCGCAATGCACCGGCGGAAATGGAGTTTGAACTTCCCACCGCGGGAATTGCCGGTCAGCAGCGCTATGAGCTGCACATCGTTCCTTCCGCATCGAGCGCGGAATATCACCTGGCCAACAACGTCTTTTCGGATCGCTTCCGTGTGGGACGCGACGGTATGCCGCCCGATCTGGATGTGCGCTTCGATGGCATGGAAATCGTCGACAATGATTTTGTTTCCCCGACGCCATTGATTGAAGTGCGACTGCGGGATGCGTCTCCGTTGCCCGTAACGGATACCAGCGCAGTTGAGATGTTCCTTGATGGACACCGCGTGTGGCTGGCGAGCGATCCCGACGTCGTTCTCAGTACCGGTGCGGGAGATGAGAAAGTGCATGTGGCATTTTCACCGACGCTGCAGGATGGACTGCATTTTCTTGCCGTTTCAGGAGAGGACGCTTCGGGTAATGCCGCCGACACCATCCCGTACCAGGTGCGCTTCAATGTCAGCAGTGAGGAGATGGTGGACCAGGTGCTGCCGTACCCGAGTCCCACCACGGGTCCGATGGACTTCACCTTCCGCGTCCGCGGCACCGCTCCACCCGAGGAAGCGCGCGTAAAGATTTACACGGTGGCGGGACGACTGATTCGCGTCATCGATGCCGATCCATCCGCATTGCGCATCGGATTCAACCGCATCCCGTGGGAAGGAAGAGACGAAGACGGCGACGACCTGGCGAACGGCGTGTATTTCTTCAAGCTTGTCGTCCGTCACCAGGACGCCTCACAGGCTGAAATCACGGGACGTTTCGCGGTGCTTCGCTGAAATCAGGCGATTTTTTTCTCCGAAGTCTTGACCCGAACGATCAAAGCCCGTATCTTTGTAGACCATATGAGCATTGCCCCTTGGTGTAATTGGCAACACGCCTGACTCTGGATCAGGAAAGTCTAGGTTCGAGCCCTAGAGGGGCAGCAGAAACAAAACCCATCGCACAGCGCGGTGGGTTTTTCTTTTGAAAAGCTGTGAGCAGATACAAAAAGCCCCCGTTCATCACCGGGATGAACGGGGGCTGTATACAACGGGGATGAAACGTTACTTGGTCATCTGCATCTGGCGGGTCTGGGTAAAGCCGGCCGTGGTGAAGCGGGCAAAGTAAATGCCTGATTCAACGGCGACGCCCTGCTCGTCTGTGCCATTCCATTCGAAGGTATGGAGTCCGGCTGAGTAGTTGCCGTCAGCCAGGGTGCTGATGCGGCGACCGAGCATGTCATACACTTCGACGGTCATGGGACCTTCCTGCGCCATTTCCACGGCGACGGTGGTGGCGGGATTGAAGGGATTCGGGTAGTTCGGGAGCAGACGGGTTTCCGTCGGCGTCGGTGCGACGTACACGCGGGCGACGGAGGAGTATTCCATGCTTCCGTCGAAATCGATCTGGCGCAGACGATAATCATATTTCTGATCCATCGCGACGCTGTGATCGGTGTATTCGTAGGCCTGCTGGTCGGTCGTCGTACCGTAGCCTTCGACGAAGCCGAGATCCTGCCAGTCACCACCGACAGTGCGGCGCTCGACATACCAACCGCGGTTGTTGTCTTCCTTCGCGGTACGCCATGCGAGACGCACGCCGTCGTCGATCTGCTTCGCGTTGAAGCTGATCATCTCGACGGGAATGAGCGTCAGGGCGCCACCGGTGCCGGTGAGCGGCTTCTGGAAGGCCTGCACAATGTTCATGCTCTTGTTCTGCGGCTGACCGTTGACGGTGAGCGTCACCTTGGTCGTCACAAACACGGTGAGCTTGAGGTTGCTGATGTCGTACGCGGAAGGAACCGAGAACGTAAAGGGATAGGTGACCATCTGGTTGGCGGTAAAGCCGGTGGTCGTCAGCTGATCGCCGACCCAGCCCGTAATCATGTCGCGCACGACGCGCTTGTGATAGTACGGATTGAGTGTGACGACGTTGCCGTTCACGTTTTTCTTCTGGGCGTAATTGAGTCCGTCTTCCGTCAGGATGATGTTGAGATAGTACTCGCCGCTCATGGCGGAGAGTGCATTCAAGGTCACCGTGGCGTTGATCAGGCGCGTGTCCTGATGATAAGTGCCACTGACGCCGATGGACATCGGGGAAGAAATCGTGTCACGCACGCTCACGGCACTGCGCCAGTATGAACGGCTGATGGCGATGCCGAGTCCCTGCGGCGTGTTCCACAGGCGGCGATCAATGGCGCCGGAGGGATACGAGCTTACGAGCAGGTGGGCAATGACATTGTCGCCGTTGCTGGTCGACATGGGGTCGCCCTGATGATAGGCGATTGCGCGTGCGTTGGGATACAGAATAAGAACACTGTCGATTTCTTCAGCGCCATAGGGACACCACTGACACCAGGTACCGGTGAACTGTTCGAGAAGAACGGTTCGGGTGGTGGACTGGGCGGAAAGCAGTGTCGGAAGCGCGAAGAGGAATACGATTGCGGAAGTACGAATCAAAGTACGCATAGGCGGCTTCCTGTGTATGTGGTGGGAATCGAGATCATCACCTTCGTTCGGATGGGGGAAATCCAGTAAAATCAACTTTTTAGCTGAGGTTCTCAGAGAGGACTTCCAACATGGAACATCGTGATAATTTCCACCAAGTGCAAGCTCGGACAGCAGTATTACTGTCCGTTGCTGCCGACCGGCGTGAAGCGCTCTACCGTATTGCTCACAGGCTTGACTTCATGCATGAGATATGCAAATATGGCCCGGAGATCGAGGTCCGTCATCCCTGCATACATGCGCCAGGGCATGATGCTGTTGTAATCCGTCGGCGCTAGCGGCTCGTCAACGTAGACGGAATCCGCATAACTGCGGAATCGCCCGACGAACATTTCTTCCGTCCATCCGCCGATACCGCTTTCTTCATCCGGGGTGATGTTCATCGAACGAACCGTTCCCGCAGGCAGCGGGAATTCGTTTCCACCGGCGTACTCCATTCCTTCAATAAATTCACCCTTTTCCATCGGCGTGTGGCAGTCAGTGCAGCCCGCGGCATTGATCATGTAGCCACCGTAGGCCACGAGATCGGTGGGATCAGGAATACGTTCGGCCGGCTGCCCGTCCCGCGGAATGGTTCGCATGATGAGGTTCATCGGGAAATTCGCTTCCGATTCCGGAATGTCATTCTCGATGGGCTCGAGATTACGCAGGTATGCAATGATGGAATACACATCCTCGCGCGTCATTTTTCCGAAATGCACATAGGGCATGATGGGGAATAACGGACGTCCGTCACGCGTCACACCCGCCGTGATGGAGCGGTAAAGTTCACCATCCGTCCATTCACTGAGATTCGCTGGCGTCAGATTCGGCGCATAGAAATTGCCGGGAAATCCCATCTGCTCGCCGAACAGCTCCCCGCCCTTGCCGTGACTGCCCGCCACGACGGGACCGGCGAAGCGACTGTAGTCACGTTCGCTGTGACACTCGATACACATGGAGACATGAAGCGCGAGATATTCACCACGGGCGATGCGCTCAGGCGTGCGCTCGATGGAGATTTCGGGCGCATCAGACACATCAGGGAAAGCGCTGTTGAGATAGACGATGCCGCCAATGACGACGATCACCAGGATGGATACCAGTCCCAGCACGATTTTTAACAGAGTTTTCATGCGATACCTTTCAGGAAAATCTGTGAAAGCCCACAGTGCGAGCGGGACCAGATACGACATACCGCAGTATCCCGGAATACTCGGACTGGTTGAAGGGATTTCAATACGTTTATTTAAAAATAGACTGATTCAATATTACAGACTTGCACGCAAATCCGCAAGTGCTGCTGGAAGCGGAGTGTTCGGAGTGTCAGCGGGGTGGAACCCAGTCGGGGAGGGGAGGAGGAGTGGGTTTGCGTCCGTAGATGAAATCATCGAGTGGGACGGCAATGCGGCGGAGTGCCGCGGAATGGCGGATGGAGTGACGGACCAGGTTGTGTACCGTGGTATCGGGGTGGGCGTAAGGACAGACGGCGATGCAGCGGCCACAGTCCGTGCCCGCCTGGTTCCAGAACAGGAAGCAGGCATCGGAATCGATCTGCCAGCGGGCGAGTCCGTCATTGTCCATGCGATCACCGTCCGGAATGGCTTGTGCGGGACAACAGTCGGCGCATTTCCTGCAGTGCAGGCAGAAATCGAGCATGGCGTCATCATGCGAAGGGGTGTCGGGTTGCAGCGGTGCATCGGTGGTGACGACGGCGATGCGCACGCGTGGACCCAGCCGCGGCGTCATCAGCAGTCCCATGCGCCCGATATCCCCGAGTCCGGCATCCCGGGCGACGAGGGGACATACCACATCATACTTCCCGTCGATATGTGCCTGCGCGGGCCAGCCCAACCGTCGCAGCATGCGCGCAGCCTGCACGGCGAGTGCAGCAGCCCGCAGATACTGATGCGACGATTCCATCACGATGGTCGCCGCCGGGGC
The genomic region above belongs to bacterium and contains:
- a CDS encoding Omp28-related outer membrane protein, with the protein product MRTLIRTSAIVFLFALPTLLSAQSTTRTVLLEQFTGTWCQWCPYGAEEIDSVLILYPNARAIAYHQGDPMSTSNGDNVIAHLLVSSYPSGAIDRRLWNTPQGLGIAISRSYWRSAVSVRDTISSPMSIGVSGTYHQDTRLINATVTLNALSAMSGEYYLNIILTEDGLNYAQKKNVNGNVVTLNPYYHKRVVRDMITGWVGDQLTTTGFTANQMVTYPFTFSVPSAYDISNLKLTVFVTTKVTLTVNGQPQNKSMNIVQAFQKPLTGTGGALTLIPVEMISFNAKQIDDGVRLAWRTAKEDNNRGWYVERRTVGGDWQDLGFVEGYGTTTDQQAYEYTDHSVAMDQKYDYRLRQIDFDGSMEYSSVARVYVAPTPTETRLLPNYPNPFNPATTVAVEMAQEGPMTVEVYDMLGRRISTLADGNYSAGLHTFEWNGTDEQGVAVESGIYFARFTTAGFTQTRQMQMTK
- a CDS encoding cytochrome C — encoded protein: MKTLLKIVLGLVSILVIVVIGGIVYLNSAFPDVSDAPEISIERTPERIARGEYLALHVSMCIECHSERDYSRFAGPVVAGSHGKGGELFGEQMGFPGNFYAPNLTPANLSEWTDGELYRSITAGVTRDGRPLFPIMPYVHFGKMTREDVYSIIAYLRNLEPIENDIPESEANFPMNLIMRTIPRDGQPAERIPDPTDLVAYGGYMINAAGCTDCHTPMEKGEFIEGMEYAGGNEFPLPAGTVRSMNITPDEESGIGGWTEEMFVGRFRSYADSVYVDEPLAPTDYNSIMPWRMYAGMTDLDLRAIFAYLMHEVKPVSNTVERFTPVGSNGQ
- a CDS encoding 4Fe-4S dicluster domain-containing protein codes for the protein MSFFLPVSLLAVLLCVLLLYRGRRFPRSEAVRRIDERDVMFSRRLLQSGTERYDAYYRAHPEREEMDARFRAAPGLLRKGSTQWHDLMFAAADATFDTVDELHALAEGAVADERTNIDAAELTAFLRGWLEQQGAHSVGITELRAEHCYSHHGRGEQYGEPVHPVHRYALALTVEMDHDMVQRAPAATIVMESSHQYLRAAALAVQAARMLRRLGWPAQAHIDGKYDVVCPLVARDAGLGDIGRMGLLMTPRLGPRVRIAVVTTDAPLQPDTPSHDDAMLDFCLHCRKCADCCPAQAIPDGDRMDNDGLARWQIDSDACFLFWNQAGTDCGRCIAVCPYAHPDTTVHNLVRHSIRHSAALRRIAVPLDDFIYGRKPTPPPLPDWVPPR